A region from the Cannabis sativa cultivar Pink pepper isolate KNU-18-1 chromosome 9, ASM2916894v1, whole genome shotgun sequence genome encodes:
- the LOC115722712 gene encoding chloroplastic group IIA intron splicing facilitator CRS1, chloroplastic, producing MPPILLFYPSSSSYSSLLNSTYLSYNSTPYSHSSLLISSSFNPKPHHTKQTNYASHFISLNSTQPNSNADSKLPLESTSRPTSIKMPTPPWMHGPLLVEPHDVVDLSKSENGKRVKPERSSGELTDKLVGRRGKNAIKKIARKIQKLGEKVDMEETQKGSEELGIGGYLKRLGEAGDSEMRRKVPWEKDESFVFRRMKKEKTVTAAELSLEKELLERLRSEAYKMREWVKVKKAGVTQAVVDDIKFTWIKNELAMVKFDIPLCRNMDRAQEILELKTGGLVVWRRKDTLVIYRGCNYLSTSETNPKMYPSFSGYQASADHGLMNMRKGNHFKVISKETIVNGKLSFKSVKVKSEPTFVFENDIDFQPNSSLYERETDRLLDGLGPRFVDWWMHKPLPVDADLLPEVVPGFRRPSRRSPPKTRSKLTDEELTYLRRLAKPLPTHFVLGRNRKLQGPAAAILKLWEKCHIAKIAVKLGVPNTDNKQMANELKCLTGGDLLLRNKFIIIIYRGKDFLPCEIADLISKREMELQRCQLHEEHARLEVVGKFCVADEPQGNPQSAGTLSEFHDIQLEYRDSVEENRMVKLPLEAEKERIEREIRKQERKLFILSSKIEKSTKDLLKLNAAWKPSEKDADQEMLTDEERECFRMIGMKMHIVLVLGRRGIFDGVMEGLHQHWKHREVAKVITMQRLFHQVMYTAKFLEAESGGILISVEKLKEGYAIIIYRGKNYQRPLTLISGNLLTKRKALRRSLEMQRIGSLKFFAYQRKRAISDLKQKLDTLYDNLKAE from the exons ATGCCTCCCATACTATTATTCTATCCTTCTTCTTCATCGTACTCTTCTCTTCTAAACTCTACTTATCTTTCATACAACTCCACCCCATATTCCCATTCTTCCTTACTCATATCTTCTTCCTTCAACCCAAAACCTCACCACACTAAACAAACCAATTATGCTTCACATTTCATCTCACTCAACTCCACTCAACCAAACTCAAACGCAGACTCCAAGCTTCCATTGGAGTCCACTTCGCGCCCCACCTCCATTAAAATGCCCACACCTCCATGGATGCACGGTCCTCTCCTTGTTGAGCCCCACGATGTCGTCGACCTCTCGAAATCGGAAAACGGCAAGAGGGTCAAGCCTGAAAGGTCCAGTGGCGAGCTCACTGATAAGTTGGTTGGTCGTAGAGGGAAGAATGCCATTAAGAAAATCGCCAGGAAGATTCAAAAGCTTGGGGAGAAAGTTGATATGGAAGAAACCCAGAAAGGTTCTGAGGAACTGGGAATTGGGGGTTATTTGAAACGACTTGGCGAGGCAGGGGATTCGGAAATGCGCCGGAAAGTGCCATGGGAGAAGGATGAGAGCTTTGTCTTTAGGAgaatgaagaaagaaaaaactgtTACTGCTGCGGAATTGAGCCTTGAAAAAGAGTTGCTTGAAAGGTTGAGAAGTGAGGCTTACAAGATGAGGGAATGGGTGAAAGTCAAGAAAGCTGGGGTGACTCAAGCTGTTGTGGATGATATTAAGTTTACATGGATAAAAAATGAGCTTGCCATGGTGAAATTTGATATCCCTTTGTGCCGGAACATGGATAGAGCTCAAGAAATTCTTGAG CTGAAGACAGGAGGATTGGTTGTATGGAGAAGAAAAGATACTCTTGTTATTTATAGGGGCTGTAACTATCTTTCAACTTCAGAAACCAACCCGAAAATGTATCCTAGCTTTTCTGGTTATCAGGCATCTGCAGATCATGGTCTCATGAACATGAGAAAAGGGAACCATTTTAAGGTCATCTCAAAAGAAACTATCGTAAATGGAAAGTTGAGCTTTAAAAGTGTTAAAGTGAAGTCTGAACCTACTTTTGTTTTCGAAAATGATATCGATTTCCAACCAAATAGTTCACTGTATGAGAGGGAAACTGATAGATTATTGGATGGCCTTGGACCTCGCTTTGTTGACTGGTGGATGCACAAGCCTTTGCCGGTAGATGCAGACCTACTTCCCGAAGTGGTTCCTGGGTTTAGGCGTCCATCTAGACGTTCCCCACCAAAAACTAGATCAAAACTGACAGATGAGGAGCTAACATACTTGAGAAGGCTTGCGAAACCTTTACCTACTCATTTTGTCCTTG gtAGGAATCGAAAGCTTCAAGGCCCGGCTGCTGCCATCTTAAAATTATGGGAGAAATGTCATATAGCAAAGATTGCTGTGAAGTTGGGAGTTCCAAATACTGACAACAAGCAGATGGCGAATGAGCTCAAG TGTCTGACAGGAGGAGATCTTTTGCTACgcaataaatttattataataatttacaGGGGAAAAGACTTCCTACCTTGCGAAATTGCGGATTTAATATCGAAAAGAGAAATGGAGCTTCAAAGATGCCAACTCCATGAAGAACATGCACGACTGGAAGTAGTTGGGAAATTTTGTGTAGCTGATGAACCACAGGGAAACCCACAGTCCGCTGGAACTCTATCAGAGTTCCATGATATTCAATTAGAGTATAGAGACTCGGTTGAGGAAAACAGAATGGTCAAACTTCCATTGGAAGCTGAAAAAGAAAGAATCGAGAGGGAAATTAGAAAGCAAGAACGCAAGCTTTTCATT CTTAGTAGCAAGATAGAGAAATCAACGAAGGACCTATTGAAGTTGAATGCTGCATGGAAACCTTCTGAGAAGGATGCTGACCAGGAAATGCTTACTGATGAGGAGAGGGAATGTTTTCGGATGATAGGAATGAAGATGCACATTGTCCTTGTGCTTG GTAGGCGTGGGATCTTCGATGGTGTAATGGAAGGTCTGCATCAGCATTGGAAACACAGGGAAGTTGCTAAAGTAATTACGATGCAGAGATTGTTTCATCAGGTTATGTACACAGCAAAGTTTCTTGAAGCAGAAAGTGGTGGGATTCTGATTTCGGTGGAGAAGCTTAAAGAAGGCTATGCTATTATTATTTACCGTGGAAAAAACTATCAACGCCCTTTAACACTGATATCTGGGAATCTTCTGACAAAAAGAAAAGCACTCCGTAGATCTCTCGAGATGCAGAGAATTGGA TCACTCAAGTTTTTTGCATACCAAAGAAAGCGGGCAATCTCAGATTTGAAACAGAAACTG GATACTCTGTACGATAACCTGAAAGCTGAATGA